In the genome of Chryseobacterium arthrosphaerae, one region contains:
- a CDS encoding DnaJ C-terminal domain-containing protein codes for MAYIDYYKILGVDKNATQDDIKKAYRKLARKHHPDLNPNDKEAEKKFKELNEANEVLSNPENRAKYDKYGEHWKHGEEYEKAQQQQRQYQQQQHSYGGGGFSGADFGEGEDFSDFFQDMFGGAGGGFGRSSRGRASGKFKGQDIQAELNLNLRDAAKSHPQTFEINGKKVRITIPAGVYDGQQIKLKGYGNPGVNGGPAGDLYITFNIPVDPDFERVGDDLKTKIKIDLYTAVLGGEVKVNTLEGSVNLKVKPETQTGLTVRLKGKGFPVYKKEGEYGDLFVTYEVKLPTNLTEKQKELFEQLKNS; via the coding sequence ATGGCTTATATAGATTACTATAAAATTTTAGGTGTAGACAAGAATGCAACACAGGATGATATCAAAAAGGCTTATCGAAAACTGGCCAGAAAACATCATCCGGACCTTAATCCCAATGATAAAGAAGCTGAAAAGAAATTCAAAGAGCTGAATGAAGCCAATGAAGTCCTGAGCAATCCGGAAAACCGGGCAAAATATGATAAATACGGAGAACACTGGAAACATGGTGAAGAATACGAAAAAGCCCAGCAACAGCAACGCCAGTATCAGCAACAGCAGCATAGTTACGGAGGCGGAGGTTTCTCCGGAGCTGATTTTGGAGAAGGTGAAGACTTCTCAGACTTTTTCCAGGATATGTTCGGTGGCGCAGGAGGAGGCTTCGGCAGAAGTTCAAGAGGAAGAGCTTCAGGAAAATTCAAAGGGCAGGATATACAGGCAGAACTGAATCTTAACTTAAGAGATGCTGCAAAAAGTCATCCGCAAACCTTTGAGATCAATGGAAAAAAGGTAAGAATTACTATTCCCGCAGGCGTCTATGACGGACAGCAGATCAAATTGAAAGGATATGGAAATCCGGGAGTAAACGGAGGTCCGGCCGGAGATTTATATATTACTTTCAATATCCCCGTTGATCCGGATTTCGAAAGAGTAGGTGATGATCTTAAAACTAAAATTAAGATCGATCTCTACACGGCCGTTCTCGGAGGTGAAGTAAAAGTGAATACTTTGGAAGGAAGTGTAAACCTTAAAGTAAAACCGGAAACCCAGACGGGGCTTACCGTAAGACTGAAAGGAAAAGGATTCCCTGTCTACAAAAAAGAAGGCGAATACGGAGATCTTTTTGTAACCTATGAAGTGAAACTGCCTACCAACCTTACAGAAAAGCAGAAAGAACTTTTTGAACAACTAAAAAATTCCTAA
- a CDS encoding DUF779 domain-containing protein has protein sequence METGISRLSATEKALEVIRQLEEQYGPLMFYQAGGCCEGTQPQCFEKGGFFPRMNDAMIGTINGYEFWIDRDLFEYWKYSHFTLDVTDGFGPGGFSLETPLGKTFKVQYRLFTPEEYEHLEPVKRSE, from the coding sequence ATGGAAACAGGAATATCAAGACTTTCAGCAACAGAGAAAGCACTTGAAGTGATCAGGCAGCTCGAAGAGCAATATGGCCCTTTGATGTTTTATCAGGCAGGAGGCTGCTGCGAAGGAACACAGCCCCAATGTTTTGAAAAAGGCGGCTTCTTTCCAAGAATGAATGATGCAATGATCGGAACAATCAACGGCTATGAATTCTGGATAGACCGTGATCTTTTTGAATACTGGAAATACTCACACTTCACCCTGGATGTTACTGACGGATTCGGTCCGGGCGGTTTCTCTCTTGAAACACCTCTTGGAAAAACCTTTAAAGTACAATACAGACTTTTCACGCCCGAAGAATATGAGCATCTGGAACCTGTAAAGCGTAGTGAATAA
- a CDS encoding PLP-dependent cysteine synthase family protein: MKYAKNILETIGNTPLVKLNNVLGEDFPALVLAKVETFNPGNSVKDRMALKMIEDAEKDGRLKPGGTIIEGTSGNTGMGLALAAIIKGYKCIFVTNSKQSKEKCDILRAVGAEVIVCPTDVKPTDPRSYYSVSKRLAKETENGWYVNQYDNLSNRAAHYESTAPEIWEQTEGKLTHFVVGAGTGGTITGCGTFFKEKNKDIKVIGVDTYGSILKEFHETGELHYDHAYTYITEGIGEDIIPENYDMSVIDHFEKVTDKDGAIYARKLAKEEGIFCGYSAGSAIASLVQMKDQFTKDDIIVVLLHDHGSRYVGKIYNDEWMKEMGWLEESKEN, encoded by the coding sequence ATGAAATACGCAAAAAATATTCTTGAAACTATAGGTAATACACCGCTGGTAAAACTTAACAACGTATTGGGTGAAGATTTTCCAGCTTTAGTTTTAGCAAAAGTAGAGACATTCAATCCGGGAAATTCCGTGAAGGACAGAATGGCTCTTAAAATGATAGAAGATGCTGAAAAAGACGGCAGATTGAAACCAGGCGGAACCATCATTGAAGGAACTTCCGGAAATACCGGAATGGGATTGGCATTGGCTGCCATCATCAAAGGTTACAAATGTATCTTTGTAACGAATTCCAAGCAGTCCAAAGAAAAATGTGATATTCTTCGTGCCGTAGGTGCAGAAGTTATTGTTTGTCCTACAGATGTAAAGCCTACTGATCCGCGTTCTTATTATTCAGTATCCAAAAGACTGGCTAAAGAAACGGAAAACGGATGGTATGTTAACCAATATGACAACCTTTCCAACAGAGCTGCCCATTACGAATCTACAGCTCCGGAAATCTGGGAACAGACAGAAGGAAAACTTACCCACTTTGTTGTAGGAGCAGGAACGGGAGGAACCATTACAGGTTGTGGAACGTTCTTCAAAGAGAAAAATAAGGATATCAAGGTAATTGGTGTAGATACTTACGGGTCTATCCTGAAAGAATTCCATGAGACCGGGGAACTTCACTATGACCATGCTTACACGTATATCACAGAAGGAATCGGGGAAGATATTATTCCTGAGAACTATGATATGTCTGTGATTGATCACTTTGAAAAAGTAACGGATAAGGATGGCGCCATCTATGCAAGAAAGCTGGCGAAAGAAGAAGGTATTTTCTGCGGATATTCTGCAGGAAGCGCAATTGCTTCATTAGTACAGATGAAAGATCAGTTCACGAAAGATGACATCATCGTTGTTTTACTTCATGACCATGGCTCAAGATATGTAGGAAAAATCTACAATGATGAGTGGATGAAGGAAATGGGCTGGCTGGAAGAAAGCAAAGAAAACTAA
- a CDS encoding aldehyde dehydrogenase family protein gives MSTLTEPRSTTLLQRPEFKSRYDNYIDGKFTPPVKGQYFDVVSPVDGKNFTQVAHSSKEDLELAVDAAAKAFQTWKNTSSTERSIILNKIADRIEQNLEYLATVETIDNGKAVRETLAADLPLAIDHFRYFASVIRADEGSHNELDKDTVSLIVHEPLGVIAQIIPWNFPILMAVWKLAPALAAGNCVVLKPAESTPVSIMILMELIGDLLPAGVINIVNGFGAELGRALVTNPKVAKAAFTGSTATGRLVMQYATENIIPVTLELGGKSPNVFFNSVMDADDEFLDKAIEGAVLFALNQGEICTCPSRLLVQEGIADAFIEKVIERVKAIKVGNPLDKTVMMGAQASKIQKDKILSYIQLGIDEGAEVLVGGDVNHLGEDLEDGFYIQPTIFKGNNRMRIFQEEIFGPVLAFTTFKDEEEAVKIANDTMYGLGAGVWTRDAHQLYNIPRQIEAGRVWVNQYHSYPAGAPFGGYKQSGIGRENHKMMLDHYRQTKNMLISYNKNKLGFF, from the coding sequence ATGAGCACTCTTACAGAACCCAGATCAACAACTCTTTTACAAAGACCAGAGTTCAAAAGCAGATATGATAATTATATTGACGGAAAATTTACACCCCCTGTTAAAGGACAGTATTTTGATGTTGTCTCTCCGGTAGACGGGAAGAATTTTACCCAGGTAGCCCATTCATCCAAAGAAGATTTGGAACTGGCTGTAGACGCTGCAGCAAAAGCTTTTCAAACCTGGAAAAATACTTCATCCACAGAGAGAAGTATTATCCTGAATAAAATTGCAGACAGAATAGAGCAGAACCTTGAATATCTGGCGACAGTAGAAACCATAGACAATGGGAAAGCGGTCAGAGAAACATTGGCAGCCGATTTACCGTTGGCCATTGATCATTTCAGATACTTTGCCTCGGTAATCCGTGCAGATGAAGGTTCTCATAACGAGTTGGACAAGGATACCGTATCACTGATCGTGCATGAACCTCTTGGGGTCATTGCCCAGATCATCCCGTGGAATTTTCCGATCCTGATGGCGGTCTGGAAACTGGCTCCGGCACTGGCAGCAGGAAACTGTGTCGTATTGAAGCCGGCAGAAAGTACCCCTGTTTCCATTATGATTCTGATGGAGCTGATCGGGGATTTATTACCTGCAGGTGTCATCAATATTGTCAATGGTTTCGGTGCTGAGCTGGGAAGAGCATTAGTAACAAATCCTAAGGTAGCTAAGGCTGCATTTACCGGATCTACAGCTACAGGACGACTTGTAATGCAGTATGCCACTGAAAATATTATTCCGGTGACATTGGAATTAGGAGGAAAATCGCCGAATGTTTTCTTCAATTCAGTGATGGATGCAGACGATGAATTTTTAGATAAAGCCATTGAAGGAGCCGTTCTTTTTGCTCTTAATCAGGGAGAGATTTGTACATGCCCTTCAAGGCTGCTGGTTCAGGAAGGCATAGCCGATGCTTTTATTGAAAAAGTAATCGAAAGAGTAAAAGCCATCAAAGTAGGAAATCCTTTGGATAAAACTGTAATGATGGGAGCTCAGGCCTCTAAAATTCAAAAGGACAAAATTCTTTCCTATATCCAGCTGGGAATTGATGAAGGAGCTGAAGTGCTGGTAGGTGGTGATGTCAACCATTTGGGAGAAGATCTGGAAGACGGATTTTACATTCAGCCTACTATTTTCAAAGGCAATAACAGAATGAGAATTTTCCAGGAAGAAATTTTCGGTCCTGTACTCGCATTTACCACCTTTAAAGATGAGGAGGAAGCAGTGAAAATCGCCAACGATACGATGTATGGCTTGGGAGCAGGAGTATGGACGAGAGATGCCCATCAGCTGTACAATATTCCACGTCAGATAGAGGCGGGAAGAGTTTGGGTCAACCAATACCATTCTTATCCGGCCGGAGCACCTTTCGGTGGATACAAACAGTCGGGGATCGGAAGAGAAAACCATAAAATGATGCTTGATCATTACCGTCAGACCAAAAATATGCTGATCTCCTATAATAAAAACAAATTAGGCTTCTTTTAA
- a CDS encoding ABC transporter permease, whose product MKFPLYFSRKIAFSKDNKNNLSRVIIFIGRLSVALGIIVSLITVATGFGSKKAIKERLADFSGHITVRSTRSNSSYNTSVLDKQGLNITKIKELPDVASTQKYVTVTGVMRNEHNFAGIIFKGIGKDFDSLRFKKFLLSGTTPKVTEKGFNSDVAISQKIANDLHLKINDSIVTVFLKADQKPLYRKFRIIGIYKTDIKLIDDQFVIGGINHARKIQDMKPDEIGGIDIFLTNVNDIDKDFPEIEKLIGYKNYAEKATEKFPQITDWISIFDTNIALIIIIMLIVVVINIIMVLLILIIERTNSIGLLKTLGASNSQIRATFINYTLIIMIPGLLYGNAIGLGLILIQKFFGIIKLNPENYYVSTVPVDLNPIAIVSISVGILIISGLALIIPSYLISKISPVKAIKYN is encoded by the coding sequence TTGAAATTTCCTTTATATTTCTCTAGAAAAATAGCATTTTCCAAAGATAACAAAAATAACCTTTCAAGGGTTATCATCTTCATTGGCAGGCTTTCCGTAGCATTGGGAATCATCGTATCCCTGATTACCGTCGCCACAGGATTCGGTTCAAAAAAAGCTATCAAAGAGAGGCTGGCAGATTTCAGCGGACATATCACCGTAAGATCTACACGCTCAAATTCTTCTTACAATACCTCAGTACTTGATAAGCAAGGGCTGAATATCACCAAAATAAAAGAACTCCCGGATGTGGCAAGCACTCAGAAATATGTGACTGTTACAGGGGTTATGCGAAACGAACATAACTTTGCAGGAATTATTTTTAAAGGAATCGGGAAAGATTTTGACAGCTTAAGATTCAAAAAATTTCTTCTTTCAGGAACCACTCCAAAGGTAACGGAAAAAGGATTTAATAGTGATGTGGCCATTTCTCAGAAAATAGCCAACGATCTGCATCTTAAAATCAACGACAGTATTGTCACCGTATTTTTAAAAGCCGATCAGAAACCGCTTTACCGTAAGTTCCGGATTATAGGAATCTACAAAACCGACATTAAACTGATTGATGATCAATTTGTTATCGGAGGAATCAATCACGCCAGAAAAATTCAGGATATGAAACCTGATGAGATTGGCGGAATTGATATTTTCCTTACCAACGTTAATGATATTGATAAAGATTTCCCTGAAATAGAAAAACTGATCGGTTACAAGAACTATGCTGAAAAAGCAACGGAAAAATTTCCCCAGATCACAGACTGGATCAGTATTTTTGACACCAATATTGCCCTGATCATTATCATTATGCTGATTGTAGTGGTAATTAATATTATCATGGTTCTTCTGATCCTGATTATTGAAAGAACAAACTCTATTGGGCTTCTTAAAACTTTGGGAGCAAGCAATTCACAGATAAGAGCAACCTTCATCAATTATACCCTGATCATTATGATCCCGGGACTTTTATATGGAAATGCCATAGGACTTGGTCTGATTTTAATTCAGAAATTCTTCGGGATAATAAAACTGAACCCCGAGAACTACTATGTAAGTACCGTTCCGGTAGATCTTAACCCAATTGCCATTGTTTCCATTTCTGTAGGAATTCTGATTATCTCCGGGCTTGCCTTAATTATTCCGAGTTATCTGATCAGTAAAATTTCTCCTGTGAAGGCCATCAAATATAACTAA
- a CDS encoding chaperone modulator CbpM: MSERISREELVKIYNIEITFFDDLVDYGLLNIQVEDNVHYLMYEDLPDLEKFANWHYDLEINLPGLEVIHNMLKKLDALNRRNRELMNKLSAISDKYEDI; the protein is encoded by the coding sequence ATGAGTGAAAGAATATCACGGGAAGAACTCGTAAAGATTTATAATATAGAAATCACTTTTTTTGATGACCTTGTAGATTACGGTCTGCTGAATATTCAGGTTGAAGATAATGTCCATTATCTGATGTATGAAGACCTGCCGGATCTGGAGAAGTTTGCCAACTGGCACTATGATCTTGAAATCAATCTTCCCGGTCTGGAAGTGATTCATAATATGCTGAAAAAACTGGATGCCTTAAACAGAAGAAACCGGGAACTGATGAATAAACTTTCTGCAATAAGTGACAAATATGAAGATATTTAA
- a CDS encoding helix-turn-helix domain-containing protein produces MNNNSKILLNTPELRKENQLLSLVENQTKFNLNNCEFSIYETHKAAFGVKLHFENIAFTAMLRGKKHMKLDNKTGYFDYFPGESILVAPGETMVIDFPEADNTPTQCISLSLNPDFIENSLNYLNYNLPKVDESSQWNIQLDEYFLFNNQALASATNNIMRIAMDDNSQKDIMADFALKELLIRLMQTQARSMVEKNIVKNRSRIGFVVDYIKRNLHQKLSIDSIAKLAYVSKSNFFKMFKDEFGTSPNDFILQERINKAKELLASQNSIKETAYQTGFSDTNYFTRVFKQLVGVTPKSYQNRQQIPDSCL; encoded by the coding sequence ATGAACAACAATAGTAAGATTTTATTAAATACTCCCGAATTACGTAAGGAAAACCAACTATTGAGCCTTGTTGAAAACCAGACAAAATTCAATCTGAATAATTGTGAGTTCAGTATTTATGAAACGCATAAGGCTGCTTTTGGGGTAAAACTTCATTTTGAAAATATAGCATTCACAGCAATGCTGCGGGGCAAAAAACATATGAAACTGGATAATAAAACCGGTTATTTTGATTATTTTCCGGGAGAAAGTATTCTGGTGGCTCCGGGGGAAACAATGGTGATCGATTTTCCGGAAGCAGACAATACGCCTACACAATGTATTTCTTTGAGCCTTAATCCTGATTTTATAGAGAATTCTCTCAATTATTTAAATTATAATCTTCCTAAAGTGGATGAGTCTTCCCAATGGAATATCCAGCTGGATGAATATTTTCTTTTTAATAATCAGGCATTGGCTTCTGCTACCAATAATATCATGAGAATTGCTATGGATGATAATTCCCAGAAGGACATCATGGCTGATTTTGCCCTGAAAGAACTTCTGATCAGACTGATGCAGACCCAGGCCAGAAGTATGGTTGAAAAGAATATTGTAAAAAATAGATCAAGAATAGGGTTTGTGGTAGATTATATCAAAAGAAACCTGCACCAGAAGCTTTCCATAGACAGTATTGCAAAACTCGCGTATGTGAGTAAATCTAATTTCTTTAAAATGTTTAAAGATGAGTTCGGGACTTCTCCCAACGACTTTATTCTGCAGGAAAGAATCAATAAGGCTAAAGAACTGCTGGCCAGCCAGAACAGCATTAAAGAAACGGCTTATCAGACCGGATTTTCAGATACCAACTATTTTACACGGGTATTCAAACAGCTTGTAGGGGTTACCCCGAAAAGTTATCAGAACAGACAGCAGATTCCGGATAGCTGTTTATAA
- a CDS encoding dicarboxylate/amino acid:cation symporter — protein sequence MKEVLKNYSGIIFLLLGITIGSIIGIVAPGFVEYIKPLGDIFLNLLFVSVVPLVFFAVSNSIASLEQQSKFGRIILVMALTFLFFILTAAIFTICAVYLFPVSGVTGSSQIMNEAADNETWGNRIVSFFTVGEFTELFSRRNMLALLVFAFLTGFAARKTGEQGKPFRVFIASGYEVMKELLLLVMKLAPVGLGAYFAYQVATLGPQLFGFYAKPLGLYYIAGIVYFLVFFSIYAFMANGQKGVKSFWTNAIYPTLTAISTCSSFATMPANLQAASKIGIPNSIANLVIPIGTTLHKNGSSMSSIIKIYVAFLIIGKDFFDPANLLLALGITVFVSIVAGGIPNGGYIGEMLMISVYKLPQEAIPAVMIIGTLVDPLATVLNAVGDIVAAMFVNRFVKVSS from the coding sequence ATGAAAGAGGTCCTAAAGAACTATTCCGGAATTATATTTTTACTATTGGGAATCACTATTGGAAGCATTATAGGAATTGTAGCTCCGGGTTTTGTAGAATACATCAAGCCTTTAGGAGATATTTTCCTCAATCTTCTTTTTGTGAGTGTAGTGCCCCTTGTATTTTTTGCGGTGTCCAATTCTATTGCATCATTGGAACAGCAGTCTAAATTCGGAAGGATTATTCTTGTGATGGCCCTTACTTTTCTGTTCTTTATTTTGACAGCAGCTATTTTTACAATATGTGCCGTTTATCTTTTTCCGGTTTCGGGAGTTACCGGAAGTTCTCAGATTATGAATGAAGCGGCAGATAATGAGACCTGGGGAAACCGGATTGTAAGTTTCTTTACTGTGGGAGAATTCACAGAGCTTTTCTCAAGAAGAAATATGCTTGCATTGCTGGTATTTGCTTTCCTCACAGGATTTGCTGCCAGAAAAACAGGAGAACAGGGCAAACCGTTCAGGGTTTTTATTGCTTCAGGATATGAGGTGATGAAAGAACTTCTTTTGTTGGTTATGAAGCTTGCCCCGGTAGGACTGGGAGCTTACTTTGCCTATCAGGTAGCTACACTTGGACCACAGCTTTTTGGATTTTATGCTAAACCTTTAGGGCTATATTATATTGCAGGAATTGTTTATTTTCTTGTATTCTTTTCTATTTATGCATTTATGGCAAATGGGCAGAAAGGAGTGAAAAGTTTCTGGACCAATGCCATCTATCCCACCCTTACAGCGATCAGTACCTGCAGCAGTTTTGCCACAATGCCTGCCAACTTACAGGCGGCATCCAAAATCGGGATTCCCAATTCAATTGCCAATCTGGTGATTCCTATCGGTACGACACTGCATAAAAACGGATCTTCAATGTCATCCATTATCAAGATTTATGTAGCATTTCTGATCATAGGGAAAGATTTCTTTGATCCTGCGAATCTGCTTTTAGCATTGGGAATTACAGTATTCGTAAGTATTGTTGCGGGAGGTATCCCCAATGGCGGATATATTGGTGAAATGCTGATGATATCGGTTTACAAATTACCACAGGAGGCTATTCCGGCGGTAATGATCATCGGAACGCTGGTAGATCCTCTGGCAACTGTTCTGAATGCCGTAGGAGATATTGTCGCAGCCATGTTTGTTAACCGGTTTGTGAAAGTCTCCTCTTAA
- a CDS encoding RagB/SusD family nutrient uptake outer membrane protein — MKRIINTVLIVATLSSAAFTLNSCQDALDITQAGELQEKDLYTNVANLKEVLNGSVYAQLDPMDEIYFTAVFTDEVKPGSASGGQEYSLHRFFLDAASPVVTGGTVGTVGSDGIWLNNYRVINRVNRLLEGAKRITPSTDKEKDEYNAILAQARAIRAYCYVQLEAYFSKDMKNANELGVILLKDVPSTDAQLPRAKNQDVYDFINADLDYARGILKYSAASDQGARYFVDKGFVNAVTARFNLYRGNMPLAKQYANEVITDTKLKLTVADPAVTTTAPVIDVSSATTTWAKEFYNVATSFNPYRNLWNDSSRGEIVFSLNRLPLGAGGSIGSKWNTNQSQLNGSPMWFWGRNLYNMFQSIPGDIRKYAYVDPSSKANANYATATAGNTRNDGLVIDKYPGKTAIATRNDVKVFRLSEMYFIAAEAEVAAGNLSAAHDLIQKVREARNYQNAAVTPAYTNTQVAYADILKERRVELALEGHRYLDLKRLAVAANVSMDRNATDDVIAVENLENGDYRYTLPIPIKEMSANPNIKQNDGYY; from the coding sequence ATGAAAAGAATAATAAATACAGTATTAATTGTAGCAACTTTATCATCTGCAGCATTTACTTTGAACAGCTGCCAGGATGCACTAGATATCACACAGGCTGGGGAATTGCAGGAGAAAGATCTTTATACGAATGTAGCCAACCTGAAAGAAGTTTTGAATGGTTCTGTATATGCTCAGCTGGATCCGATGGATGAGATCTATTTTACAGCCGTATTTACAGACGAAGTAAAGCCTGGTTCCGCCAGTGGAGGTCAGGAATATTCTTTGCACAGATTCTTCCTTGATGCTGCCAGCCCTGTTGTAACAGGAGGTACTGTAGGTACTGTTGGAAGTGACGGTATCTGGTTAAATAACTACAGAGTTATTAACAGAGTCAACAGATTATTGGAAGGAGCAAAGAGAATTACCCCTTCTACAGATAAAGAAAAGGATGAATATAATGCGATCCTTGCACAGGCAAGAGCTATCAGAGCATATTGCTATGTACAGTTAGAAGCATATTTCTCTAAGGATATGAAAAACGCTAATGAATTAGGTGTTATCCTTTTGAAAGATGTTCCTTCTACAGATGCACAGTTGCCAAGAGCAAAAAATCAGGATGTATATGATTTCATTAATGCTGATCTGGATTATGCAAGAGGAATATTAAAATATTCTGCTGCATCAGACCAGGGAGCAAGATATTTCGTAGATAAAGGATTTGTAAATGCTGTGACGGCCCGTTTTAATTTGTATAGAGGAAATATGCCTTTGGCAAAACAATATGCAAATGAAGTAATCACAGATACGAAACTGAAACTGACTGTAGCTGATCCTGCTGTAACAACAACAGCTCCTGTTATTGATGTTAGTTCTGCTACAACTACTTGGGCTAAAGAATTTTACAATGTTGCAACTTCTTTCAACCCTTACAGAAACCTGTGGAATGATTCTTCAAGAGGTGAGATTGTTTTCTCTCTAAACAGACTTCCATTAGGAGCAGGAGGAAGTATCGGTTCAAAATGGAATACCAACCAGTCTCAGCTGAATGGTTCACCAATGTGGTTCTGGGGAAGAAACTTATATAACATGTTTCAGAGTATTCCTGGGGATATCAGAAAATATGCATATGTAGATCCCAGCTCAAAGGCAAATGCTAATTATGCCACTGCAACAGCCGGAAATACAAGAAATGATGGTTTGGTAATAGATAAATATCCTGGTAAAACAGCGATCGCTACCAGAAATGATGTGAAAGTATTCAGATTATCAGAAATGTATTTCATTGCAGCTGAAGCTGAGGTAGCTGCAGGAAACCTTTCAGCAGCTCATGACCTGATCCAGAAAGTAAGAGAAGCAAGAAATTACCAGAATGCGGCGGTAACTCCTGCTTATACCAATACTCAGGTGGCTTATGCAGATATCTTAAAAGAGCGTAGAGTGGAATTAGCACTTGAAGGACACCGTTACCTTGACTTGAAGAGACTTGCAGTAGCAGCAAACGTATCCATGGACAGAAACGCTACGGATGATGTCATTGCAGTTGAAAACCTTGAGAATGGTGACTACAGATATACGTTACCTATTCCAATTAAGGAAATGTCGGCTAACCCGAATATCAAACAAAACGACGGTTACTATTAA